Proteins encoded in a region of the Thioalbus denitrificans genome:
- the phnG gene encoding phosphonate C-P lyase system protein PhnG has translation MHAAQDEPRSIDQQRRRRWMGLFARAPLPLLERMWNGLGDKPAYDYLRRPEAGLAMVRGRVCGSGGPFNLGEITLSRCVVRLDDGTVGYGYTSDRNPRHAELAALFDALLQQPGRRNRLESVLVTPVARELNEQRRRRAARAGATRVEFFTLVRGDD, from the coding sequence ATGCATGCAGCACAGGATGAACCCCGCTCCATCGACCAGCAGCGCCGCCGGCGCTGGATGGGGCTGTTCGCCCGGGCGCCGCTGCCGCTGCTGGAGCGGATGTGGAACGGCCTGGGGGACAAGCCCGCCTATGACTATCTGCGCCGGCCGGAGGCGGGGCTGGCCATGGTCCGGGGCCGGGTGTGCGGCAGCGGCGGTCCCTTCAACCTGGGCGAGATCACGCTCAGCCGCTGCGTGGTCCGCCTCGACGACGGCACTGTCGGCTACGGCTACACGAGCGATCGCAACCCCCGTCATGCCGAGCTGGCGGCGCTGTTCGACGCCCTGCTGCAGCAGCCCGGGAGGCGCAACCGGCTGGAGTCGGTGCTGGTGACCCCGGTGGCCAGGGAGCTGAACGAGCAGCGCCGGCGCCGCGCTGCCCGCGCCGGGGCGACCCGGGTGGAGTTCTTCACCCTGGTGCGCGGTGATGACTGA
- the phnE gene encoding phosphonate ABC transporter, permease protein PhnE codes for MQETASTPGAMPLAGEPRWNLITLLGWGAFLALLGWSWRGAEMDPGALVRDSGNMWEFTRDFFPPDFHDWPLYLEEMLVTIQIAVWGTVLAVLCAIPFGILSSENLVPWWVYQPVRRLMDAFRAINEMVFAMLFVVAVGLGPFAGVMALFVHTTGILAKLFSEAVEAIEPGPVEGVRATGASALQDILYGVIPQVLPLWISYTLYRFESNVRSATVVGMVGAGGIGVVLWEYIRGFYFAETAAVMIIIVVTVSLLDLLSQWVRKRFI; via the coding sequence ATGCAGGAAACCGCTTCGACTCCGGGCGCCATGCCGTTGGCCGGGGAACCGCGCTGGAACCTGATCACGCTGCTGGGCTGGGGCGCGTTCCTGGCCCTGCTGGGCTGGTCCTGGCGGGGGGCGGAAATGGATCCCGGGGCCCTGGTGCGGGACAGCGGGAACATGTGGGAGTTCACGCGGGACTTCTTCCCGCCCGACTTCCACGACTGGCCGCTCTATCTCGAGGAGATGCTGGTCACCATCCAGATCGCCGTCTGGGGCACGGTGCTGGCAGTCCTGTGCGCCATCCCGTTCGGGATCCTCTCCTCGGAGAACCTGGTGCCCTGGTGGGTCTACCAGCCCGTGCGGCGGCTGATGGACGCCTTCCGGGCCATCAACGAAATGGTTTTCGCCATGCTGTTCGTGGTGGCGGTGGGCCTCGGCCCCTTCGCCGGGGTGATGGCCCTGTTCGTCCATACCACCGGCATCCTGGCCAAGCTCTTCTCCGAGGCGGTGGAGGCCATCGAGCCCGGCCCGGTGGAAGGAGTGCGCGCCACGGGCGCCAGCGCCCTGCAGGACATTCTCTACGGCGTCATTCCCCAGGTCCTGCCGCTGTGGATCTCCTACACCCTCTACCGGTTCGAGTCCAACGTCCGTTCGGCCACGGTGGTGGGCATGGTGGGCGCCGGCGGCATCGGGGTGGTGCTGTGGGAGTACATCCGCGGCTTCTACTTCGCCGAGACCGCCGCGGTGATGATCATCATCGTCGTCACCGTGAGCCTGCTGGACCTGCTGTCGCAGTGGGTGCGGAAGCGGTTCATCTGA
- the phnD gene encoding phosphonate ABC transporter substrate-binding protein, whose amino-acid sequence MKRRTFLMAATLTAGLIASGATLAEELQTLRFGIISTESTQNLRSVWDPFLADMEKKLGMPVKAYFAPDYAGIIEGMRFDKVDVAWYGNKSAMEAVDRAGAEIFAQTVDVNGNPGYWSVLITQKDNDRLNSVDDVLNNAADLSFGNGDPNSTSGYLVPGYYVFAVNGVEAKKAFRRVVNANHETNALAVANGQVDVATNNTENLARMELNFPEKYKNVKVIWKSPLIPSDPIAWRKNLSDGDKRRIRDFFMHYGVEGGDKARELKVLADLQWAPFRASSDDQLLPIRQLALFKDRVKVENDERLSESDKAEKLKSIDAELARLQQRLAALESGQ is encoded by the coding sequence ATGAAACGCAGAACCTTCCTGATGGCCGCCACCCTGACCGCCGGCCTCATCGCCAGCGGCGCCACCCTGGCCGAGGAGCTGCAGACACTGCGCTTCGGCATCATCTCCACCGAATCCACCCAGAACCTCCGGTCGGTTTGGGATCCCTTCCTCGCCGACATGGAGAAGAAGCTCGGCATGCCGGTCAAGGCCTACTTCGCCCCGGACTACGCCGGCATCATCGAGGGAATGCGCTTCGACAAGGTGGACGTGGCCTGGTACGGCAACAAGTCGGCCATGGAGGCCGTCGATCGCGCCGGGGCGGAGATCTTCGCCCAGACCGTGGACGTGAACGGCAACCCGGGCTACTGGTCCGTGCTCATCACCCAGAAGGACAACGACAGGCTGAACTCGGTGGACGATGTGCTGAACAACGCCGCCGATCTGAGCTTCGGCAACGGCGACCCCAACTCCACCTCCGGCTACCTGGTGCCCGGCTACTACGTCTTCGCCGTCAATGGCGTCGAGGCCAAGAAGGCCTTCAGGCGCGTGGTCAACGCCAACCACGAAACCAACGCCCTGGCGGTGGCCAACGGGCAGGTGGACGTGGCCACCAACAATACCGAGAACCTGGCGCGCATGGAGCTCAACTTCCCCGAGAAGTACAAGAACGTGAAGGTCATCTGGAAGTCGCCCCTGATTCCCTCCGACCCCATCGCCTGGCGCAAGAACCTCTCCGACGGCGACAAGCGCAGGATCCGCGACTTCTTCATGCACTACGGCGTCGAGGGCGGGGACAAGGCGCGGGAGCTGAAGGTGCTGGCCGATCTGCAGTGGGCGCCGTTCCGGGCCTCCAGCGACGATCAGCTGCTGCCCATCCGCCAGCTGGCGCTGTTCAAGGACCGGGTCAAGGTGGAGAACGACGAGCGTCTCTCCGAGTCCGACAAGGCGGAGAAGCTGAAGAGCATCGACGCCGAGCTGGCCCGTCTGCAGCAGCGGCTGGCGGCGCTCGAGTCCGGGCAGTGA